A genomic stretch from Erigeron canadensis isolate Cc75 chromosome 9, C_canadensis_v1, whole genome shotgun sequence includes:
- the LOC122581808 gene encoding phosphatidylinositol/phosphatidylcholine transfer protein SFH9-like isoform X2 translates to MGLASKEAINQFKALMEQVEEPLKRTFKNVHQGHVVETLERFLKAREGNVTKAHKMLVDSLQWRLQNGIDDILAKPIIPANFYRGVRDSQLIGVSGYTREGLPVFAIGVGLSTFDKASIHYYVQSHIQINEYRDRVILPAATKRSGKYIGKCVKVLDMSGLRLSALNQIKLLTTISTIDDLNYPEKTITYYIVNVPYVFSACWKVVKPLLQERTKLKVKVLQGCGRDELLKIMDNSALPHFCRREGSGSRSGSSRHSTDICYSLDHPFHQELYSYMKQQSGVREPLEPAKQGSVHVEVPLGEPEDADLCRTLESELKKLRTHKSLSESFTDVKISD, encoded by the exons ATGGGTCTTGCTTCAAAAGAAGCAATCAATCAATTCAAGGCCTTAATGGAACAAG TTGAAGAGCCACTTAAAAGAACATTCAAG AATGTTCATCAAGGACATGTAGTTGAAACTTTGGAGAGGTTTCTTAAAGCAAGAGAAGGAAATGTTACTAAAGCTCACAAGATG TTGGTAGATAGCTTACAGTGGAGGTTGCAAAATGGGATAGATGACATTTTGGCT AAGCCAATAATTCCTGCTAATTTCTATAGAGGAGTGCGTGATTCGCAGCTGATAGGAGTGTCGGGTTACACAAGAGAG GGACTTCCAGTGTTTGCTATCGGTGTAGGCCTAAGTACATTTGACAAAGCATCT ATCCATTATTATGTGCAATCACATATTCAAATTAATGAATATCGCGATCGTGTGATTCTG CCGGCTGCAACGAAAAGGAGTGGAAAATATATAGGCAAGTGTGTGAAGGTTTTGGATATGAGTGGCCTTAGGCTTTCTGCTCTGAACCAGATTAAG CTGCTGACAACAATCTCTACCATTGACGATCTCAACTACCCAGAGAAAACAATAACATATTACATAGTAAATGTCCCGTATGTATTCTCCGCTTGTTGGAAG GTTGTGAAACCACTGTTACAGGAGCGAACCAAGTTAAAAGTAAAGGTGTTGCAAGGTTGTGGTCGTGACGAGTTGTTGAAG ATAATGGACAATTCTGCCCTCCCTCATTTCTGCCGAAGAGAAGGGTCAGGGTCAAGGTCTGGCTCGTCTCGGCATTCAACTGATATTTGCTACTCATTGGACCATCCTTTCCATCAAGAACTTTACAGCTACATGAAGCAGCAATCAGGGGTCCGTGAACCATTAGAACCAGCAAAACAAGGATCGGTGCATGTGGAAGTGCCCCTGGGAGAACCCGAGGATGCAGATTTATGCAGAACTTTGGAATCTGAGTTGAAGAAGCTCCGAACTCATAAAAGTCTTTCCGAGTCCTTCACCGATGTCAAGATCAGTGATTGA
- the LOC122581808 gene encoding phosphatidylinositol/phosphatidylcholine transfer protein SFH9-like isoform X1, producing the protein MFTSTKAQMGLASKEAINQFKALMEQVEEPLKRTFKNVHQGHVVETLERFLKAREGNVTKAHKMLVDSLQWRLQNGIDDILAKPIIPANFYRGVRDSQLIGVSGYTREGLPVFAIGVGLSTFDKASIHYYVQSHIQINEYRDRVILPAATKRSGKYIGKCVKVLDMSGLRLSALNQIKLLTTISTIDDLNYPEKTITYYIVNVPYVFSACWKVVKPLLQERTKLKVKVLQGCGRDELLKIMDNSALPHFCRREGSGSRSGSSRHSTDICYSLDHPFHQELYSYMKQQSGVREPLEPAKQGSVHVEVPLGEPEDADLCRTLESELKKLRTHKSLSESFTDVKISD; encoded by the exons AT gTTTACAAGTACTAAAGCTCAAATGGGTCTTGCTTCAAAAGAAGCAATCAATCAATTCAAGGCCTTAATGGAACAAG TTGAAGAGCCACTTAAAAGAACATTCAAG AATGTTCATCAAGGACATGTAGTTGAAACTTTGGAGAGGTTTCTTAAAGCAAGAGAAGGAAATGTTACTAAAGCTCACAAGATG TTGGTAGATAGCTTACAGTGGAGGTTGCAAAATGGGATAGATGACATTTTGGCT AAGCCAATAATTCCTGCTAATTTCTATAGAGGAGTGCGTGATTCGCAGCTGATAGGAGTGTCGGGTTACACAAGAGAG GGACTTCCAGTGTTTGCTATCGGTGTAGGCCTAAGTACATTTGACAAAGCATCT ATCCATTATTATGTGCAATCACATATTCAAATTAATGAATATCGCGATCGTGTGATTCTG CCGGCTGCAACGAAAAGGAGTGGAAAATATATAGGCAAGTGTGTGAAGGTTTTGGATATGAGTGGCCTTAGGCTTTCTGCTCTGAACCAGATTAAG CTGCTGACAACAATCTCTACCATTGACGATCTCAACTACCCAGAGAAAACAATAACATATTACATAGTAAATGTCCCGTATGTATTCTCCGCTTGTTGGAAG GTTGTGAAACCACTGTTACAGGAGCGAACCAAGTTAAAAGTAAAGGTGTTGCAAGGTTGTGGTCGTGACGAGTTGTTGAAG ATAATGGACAATTCTGCCCTCCCTCATTTCTGCCGAAGAGAAGGGTCAGGGTCAAGGTCTGGCTCGTCTCGGCATTCAACTGATATTTGCTACTCATTGGACCATCCTTTCCATCAAGAACTTTACAGCTACATGAAGCAGCAATCAGGGGTCCGTGAACCATTAGAACCAGCAAAACAAGGATCGGTGCATGTGGAAGTGCCCCTGGGAGAACCCGAGGATGCAGATTTATGCAGAACTTTGGAATCTGAGTTGAAGAAGCTCCGAACTCATAAAAGTCTTTCCGAGTCCTTCACCGATGTCAAGATCAGTGATTGA